In the genome of Nakaseomyces glabratus chromosome K, complete sequence, the window CTTGGTCGTATTCCTGTAACATGGGCTCAAAGACATCTATCCAGTAGTCACTCTCGAAGTTTACCTTCTCGACGGGCACGCCTAAAAAGTCACCGAGCTTCGCAACGTCCTTCCAGTCCTTCTCATAGCAGGGCTCCTCTGCAATAGATTCCAGTGCCTGCGATTCGGACCAATTCTGCATATACACACCTGTGGCCTTCGGATAATGGGCAAACAATGCAGCTGCAACACTCGAGTCAACTCCCCCAGACATCGCTATTACTACATTGTCAAACTTTGCAGGCACATGCTGCGGGCTGTATCCAGGCACCACCCGTCCACGAGCCAGTCGCAGAAACTTCTCTAACATTGCATAAGCTCTGAGCTCTGAGATCCACAAATATAGCTCTAAACTGCTCTATATGTATATACAAACACCCTTCTTTGAATCAATGCTTCTATCTTCACATGATCCGCCTCATCGCTGCGagtgaaaaattctgagaaaaactgaaaattttgcgatgagcatctAAAGTTATAATAGTGGTACAGAGAGGCATTGCTTGGGTTAACTGTATAAATTGTGACTGGGTACTGTTGCCTTATAGTCTACTCGATTGTATAGATTATTACCAACAAGCTTGAGTTTCAACTGTGCAAAATGGTTAAGAActtgaagagaaaagagCGCGATGAGCACGAGTCTGACAGCGATGAGGAGATTGATATTGCTGGTAATCTAGTTGCAGATGGCTCTGACTCCGAGAGTGACGACTCTTCGGATGGTAGCGACGAGGAAGTACAGGATGTGATAGAGTATAGTAGTGATGAGGAGGAGCCTGCCAAACCTGCCAAAGCAGTAAAGAAAAAGGTAGAAGACAAGTCCTTCCCTAGCTTAGAGTTGTcggatgatgaagatgagaagaagaaagtggATAACGATGATGACGATGTGAATGCATACTTCTCAGTGAACACAGATGCTAAATCCAAACACAAGAAAGGTAGTTTTGCCAGTTTCGGTCTATCGAAGTTGATCCTGGTGAACATCTCAAAGAGAGGTTTCCGTCAGCCTACACcaattcaaagaaagacTATACCTTTAATTCTGCAGAACAGAGACATTGTTGGTATGGCAAGAACCGGTTCCGGTAAAACAGCGGCATTCGTGTTGCCAATGATTGAGAAACTGAAAACACATTCAAGTAAAATAGGTGCTCGTGCGATCATTCTATCTCCATCAAGAGAATTGGCCATGCAAACACATTCGGTGTTTAAAGAATTCTCAAGAGGTACTCATTTGAGAAGTGTCTTACTGACTGGTGGTGATTCTTTAGAAGACCAATTTGGTATGATGATGACAAATCCCGATGTAATCATCGCCACACCAGGTAGATTCCTGCATTTAAAGGTTGAAATGAACTTGGACCTGAAAAGTGTTGAGTACGCAGTATTTGATGAAGCTGATAGACTGTTTGAAATGGGTTTCCAAGAACAACTTAACGAATTATTAGCTGCTTTGCCAAGTAGCAGACAAACTTTATTATTCTCAGCCACTTTGCCTACATCTCTGGTAGATTTTGCCAAAGCCGGTTTGGTTAACCCTGTTCTGGTTAGATTAGATGCAGAATCGAAGATCAGTGACAACTTAGAAATGTTATTTTTATCGACAAAGAATGATGAAAGAGAAGCCAACcttttgtatatattgcAAGAAGTTATAAAATTACCGCTAGCAACACCGGAGCAGATCAAACAGCTGAATGACAATAAAGCGGATGACAGTGATGAAAGTGCtgaggaagatgaagacAAGAAGCGTAGAAAGAGGAAAAGTTTTAACAGAAAGGCAATGCCTAAGGCCAACGAGCTACCTTCTGAAAAGGCTACTGTTGTTTTCGTGCCAACAAGACATCATGTTGAATACTTATCAAACTTGTTAAAAGATTGTGGCTACTTAGTCTCCTATATCTACGGTGCGCTAGACCAGCATGCCCGTAAAAGTCAACTTTACAATTTCAGAATAGGTCTGACATCCATTTTAGTTGTCACAGATGTTGCCGCTAGAGGTGTGGATATTCCAATGTTGGCTAATGTGGTTAACTATTCTCTACCAGCTTCTTCTAAGATTTTCATTCACCGTGTCGGTAGAACTGCTAGAGCTGGTAACAGAGGTTGGGCTTATTCTATAGTATCTGAAAATGAATTACCATATCTGCTAGATTTAGAACTGTTCCTAGGTAGAAAGATTCTTTTGACACCAATGTATGAGGCACTAGAAAGATTATCAAAGGAGAAGTGGGTTGCAGAAGGTAATGATGAAACGTTATTCCAATCACCAAAGATTTCTTATACAAGTCGTATGGTACTCGGTTCATGTCCTAGACTGGATATTGAAGCTCTTTCAGAGCTTTACAATAACTTAATGAAGTCTAACTTTGATCTTGATATGGCTAAGAAAACAGCTTTGAAAGCAGAAAAGTTGTATTTCAGGACTAGAACTTCTGCCTCTCCAGAATCCCTGAAGAGAAGTAAAGAAATCATCTCATCGGGTTGGGATGAACAGAATGTTCTATTTGGT includes:
- the DBP10 gene encoding ATP-dependent RNA helicase DBP10 (CAGL0K01551g~Ortholog(s) have role in assembly of large subunit precursor of preribosome, maturation of 5.8S rRNA from tricistronic rRNA transcript (SSU-rRNA, 5.8S rRNA and LSU-rRNA), more); translation: MVKNLKRKERDEHESDSDEEIDIAGNLVADGSDSESDDSSDGSDEEVQDVIEYSSDEEEPAKPAKAVKKKVEDKSFPSLELSDDEDEKKKVDNDDDDVNAYFSVNTDAKSKHKKGSFASFGLSKLILVNISKRGFRQPTPIQRKTIPLILQNRDIVGMARTGSGKTAAFVLPMIEKLKTHSSKIGARAIILSPSRELAMQTHSVFKEFSRGTHLRSVLLTGGDSLEDQFGMMMTNPDVIIATPGRFLHLKVEMNLDLKSVEYAVFDEADRLFEMGFQEQLNELLAALPSSRQTLLFSATLPTSLVDFAKAGLVNPVLVRLDAESKISDNLEMLFLSTKNDEREANLLYILQEVIKLPLATPEQIKQLNDNKADDSDESAEEDEDKKRRKRKSFNRKAMPKANELPSEKATVVFVPTRHHVEYLSNLLKDCGYLVSYIYGALDQHARKSQLYNFRIGLTSILVVTDVAARGVDIPMLANVVNYSLPASSKIFIHRVGRTARAGNRGWAYSIVSENELPYLLDLELFLGRKILLTPMYEALERLSKEKWVAEGNDETLFQSPKISYTSRMVLGSCPRLDIEALSELYNNLMKSNFDLDMAKKTALKAEKLYFRTRTSASPESLKRSKEIISSGWDEQNVLFGKNLEKEKNAFLEKLQNRRNKETVFEFTRNPEDEMANLMHRRRRAIAPIQRKAKERKELLEKERMAGLTHALEDEILKGDDAEVGYTVTEDTLKAFEDADTILAEQENASKKKKKTFRDPNFFLSHYAPANEIQDKQLELSGGFINEAAQSAYDLNSDDKVQVHKQTATVKWDKKRKKYVNMNGIDNKKYIIGESGQKIAASFRSGKFDEWSKARKLAPLKTGANESSIPSNLLVDPTRGPGKSGSKLPNGKFKHKLEKAPRLPDKKRDDYHKQKKKVESALERGIAVKGYNNAPAFKSELKSVAQIRKDRKTKENRHAKNARPSKKRKF